A stretch of the Cellulomonas sp. WB94 genome encodes the following:
- a CDS encoding alpha/beta hydrolase, producing MPFALPAPASRRAADPSSAGRVGPRRGVLRAASLVAVVALVVAGCSTAKHQSAVPTAAAATSSGPTAATAGLERFYGQQLDWTTCGKFECAKATVPVDWSAPDGDVIQLALERQRATGGTAVGSLLVNPGGPGASGVDALESVALERISASVLAKYDVVGFDPRGVARSAPVTCADSTTLDSIVSADPDYSTPAGIDAVEQTFAAFGAACLANTGPLLGHVDTVSAAKDMDVLRAALGDDKLTYLGYSYGTQLGATYAALFPERVGRLVLDGALDPTLTYDETSIGQAKGFESALRAYVTDCQAGKGCPLTGSVDDGLAQIKALLDRARAKPLTTDQAGRRLTGSLAFTGIALPLYSSSYWTYLTAALTTALQSGDGSGLLSLADTYYERSPDGTYANNSTEAFWSIGCVDDQPSADPADMAASAAAIQAAAPTVGYFFAYGAVICAKWPVPEVGPLDSYAAEGAAPILVVGTTNDPATPYAWAESLSKLLSSGVLLTYKGEGHTAYGVANDCLNGAVDAYLLDGTVPADGTRC from the coding sequence GTGCCGTTCGCCCTGCCTGCCCCTGCCTCACGCCGCGCCGCCGACCCTTCGAGCGCCGGGCGGGTGGGGCCCCGACGCGGCGTGCTCCGCGCCGCGAGCCTGGTCGCCGTGGTCGCGCTCGTCGTCGCGGGCTGCTCGACGGCCAAGCACCAGTCCGCGGTGCCGACGGCCGCGGCCGCGACGTCGTCGGGCCCGACCGCTGCCACTGCCGGTCTCGAGCGGTTCTACGGGCAGCAGCTCGACTGGACCACGTGCGGGAAGTTCGAGTGCGCGAAGGCGACGGTCCCCGTCGACTGGTCCGCGCCGGACGGAGACGTCATCCAGCTGGCGCTCGAGCGTCAGCGGGCCACGGGCGGCACGGCCGTCGGCTCGCTCCTCGTGAACCCCGGTGGTCCGGGCGCGTCCGGCGTCGATGCGCTCGAGTCGGTCGCCCTCGAGCGGATCAGCGCCAGCGTCCTGGCGAAGTACGACGTCGTGGGTTTCGACCCGCGCGGGGTGGCCCGGTCCGCACCCGTGACGTGCGCCGACAGCACGACCCTGGACTCGATCGTCTCGGCCGACCCCGACTACTCGACGCCCGCGGGCATCGACGCCGTCGAGCAGACGTTCGCGGCGTTCGGGGCCGCATGCCTCGCCAACACGGGCCCCCTGCTCGGTCACGTGGACACGGTGAGCGCAGCCAAGGACATGGACGTCCTCCGGGCCGCGCTCGGCGACGACAAGCTCACCTACCTCGGCTACTCCTACGGCACCCAGCTCGGTGCGACGTATGCGGCGCTGTTCCCCGAGCGCGTCGGGCGACTCGTCCTCGACGGCGCGCTCGACCCGACGCTGACGTACGACGAGACGTCGATCGGCCAGGCCAAGGGCTTCGAGTCGGCGCTGCGCGCCTACGTCACCGACTGCCAGGCGGGCAAGGGCTGCCCGCTGACCGGCTCGGTCGACGACGGTCTGGCGCAGATCAAGGCCCTGCTCGACCGCGCCCGGGCGAAGCCGCTGACCACGGACCAGGCCGGCCGGCGACTCACGGGCAGCCTAGCGTTCACCGGGATCGCCCTCCCGCTGTACTCGAGCAGCTACTGGACCTACCTGACCGCCGCCCTGACGACGGCGCTGCAGTCCGGCGACGGCTCGGGCCTGCTGAGCCTCGCCGACACCTACTACGAGCGTTCGCCCGACGGCACGTACGCGAACAACTCGACCGAGGCGTTCTGGTCCATCGGGTGCGTCGACGACCAGCCGTCGGCGGACCCGGCGGACATGGCGGCGTCCGCCGCCGCGATCCAGGCGGCCGCACCCACGGTCGGGTACTTCTTCGCGTACGGAGCGGTCATCTGCGCGAAGTGGCCGGTGCCCGAGGTCGGCCCGCTCGACTCGTACGCTGCGGAGGGCGCAGCCCCGATCCTCGTCGTCGGCACGACCAACGACCCTGCGACGCCCTACGCGTGGGCGGAGTCGCTGTCGAAGCTGCTCTCGTCTGGCGTCCTGCTGACCTACAAGGGCGAGGGGCACACGGCCTACGGCGTCGCCAACGACTGCCTCAACGGCGCTGTCGACGCGTACCTCCTCGACGGCACCGTCCCCGCGGACGGCACGCGCTGCTGA
- a CDS encoding IS256 family transposase, whose protein sequence is MAMDQSALLDLLAALKDTDVSDRIRTATEHLYQELIDAEATAVIGAGPWQRTQARTALRNGSRDRVLTTTAGDLDLRIPKLRTGSFFPSLLERRRRVDQALFAVVMEAYLHGVSTRKVDDLVRALGADTGISKSEVSRICAGLDEEVSAFRDRSLADAGFPYVFLDATYCKARVGRRVVSQAVVIATGVRADGHREVLGFDVGDSENGAFWTSFLRSLKARGLGGVALVISDAHEGLKTAIASVLLGSSWQRCRVHFTRNVLDAVSKTNAEMVAAAIRTIFAQPDAAHVAEQFEVIATMLTRSHPKVGHMLTDAREDLLAFTAFPASHWKKIWSTNPLERLNKEVKRRTDVVGVFPNPAALLRLAGAVLVEAHDEWAATDRRYLSENSMAQLATMTLTTQEVDHTELLTA, encoded by the coding sequence ATGGCTATGGACCAGTCTGCCCTGCTCGACCTGCTCGCCGCATTGAAGGACACCGACGTCAGCGACCGGATCCGGACCGCGACCGAGCACCTGTATCAAGAGCTGATCGACGCCGAGGCGACCGCGGTGATCGGCGCCGGCCCCTGGCAGCGCACGCAGGCCCGCACGGCGTTGCGCAACGGGTCGCGGGACCGGGTGTTGACGACCACGGCCGGGGACCTGGACCTGCGGATCCCCAAGCTGCGCACCGGGTCGTTCTTCCCGTCCTTGCTCGAGCGGCGCCGCCGGGTCGACCAGGCACTGTTCGCGGTCGTGATGGAGGCCTACCTGCACGGGGTCAGCACCAGGAAGGTCGACGACCTGGTCAGGGCCCTGGGGGCCGACACCGGGATCTCCAAGAGTGAGGTCTCCCGGATCTGCGCGGGCCTGGACGAGGAGGTCTCGGCGTTCCGTGACCGGTCCCTGGCCGACGCGGGGTTCCCCTACGTGTTCCTGGACGCGACGTACTGCAAGGCCAGGGTCGGGCGCCGGGTGGTGTCCCAGGCCGTGGTCATCGCCACCGGGGTCCGCGCCGACGGGCACCGTGAGGTCCTCGGCTTCGACGTCGGAGACTCCGAGAACGGCGCCTTCTGGACCAGCTTCCTGCGCTCGCTCAAGGCCCGCGGGCTGGGCGGTGTGGCGCTGGTCATCTCCGACGCCCACGAGGGCCTGAAGACCGCGATCGCCTCGGTCCTGCTCGGCTCGTCCTGGCAACGCTGCCGGGTCCACTTCACCCGCAACGTCCTCGACGCGGTGTCCAAGACGAACGCCGAGATGGTCGCCGCCGCGATCCGCACGATCTTCGCCCAACCCGACGCCGCCCACGTCGCCGAGCAGTTCGAAGTCATCGCGACCATGCTGACCCGCTCCCACCCGAAGGTCGGGCACATGCTCACCGACGCCCGCGAGGACCTGCTCGCCTTCACCGCGTTCCCCGCCAGCCACTGGAAGAAGATCTGGTCGACCAACCCCCTGGAACGACTGAACAAGGAGGTCAAACGCCGCACCGACGTCGTGGGGGTCTTCCCCAACCCCGCCGCCCTGCTGCGCCTGGCCGGCGCCGTCCTGGTCGAGGCCCACGACGAATGGGCCGCCACCGACCGCCGCTACCTATCCGAGAACTCCATGGCCCAACTCGCCACCATGACCCTGACGACCCAGGAGGTGGACCACACCGAACTCCTCACGGCATGA
- a CDS encoding IS3 family transposase: MTRTVSRNSTTQRDVTRIAAVHATDSACGAPRITAELNDGAGEQERVNHKRVARVMRAHHIAGIRLRRRVRTTVPDPDGQLVPDLLERDFTAHAPNTKYVGDITYLPCGAGQFLYLATVIDCYSRRLVGWSIADHMRTDLVADALRAAARERGSLAGAIFHSDHGGQYVAKDYTALCERLGVTRSMGAVGTSADNAMAESFNASLKRETLAGSHGWPDATTARRVVFAWITRYNTRRRHSYCDYLSPITYENTHYAATLATAA, from the coding sequence CTGACCCGCACGGTGTCGAGAAACTCCACCACTCAGCGGGACGTCACCCGGATCGCCGCGGTGCACGCCACCGACAGTGCGTGCGGGGCGCCGCGGATCACCGCCGAGCTCAACGACGGCGCCGGCGAGCAGGAGCGTGTCAACCACAAGCGCGTCGCCCGGGTGATGCGCGCCCATCACATCGCCGGGATCCGGCTGCGCCGACGGGTGCGCACCACCGTGCCCGACCCGGACGGCCAGCTGGTCCCGGACCTGCTCGAGCGTGACTTCACGGCCCACGCACCGAACACGAAGTACGTCGGGGACATCACCTACCTGCCCTGCGGGGCCGGGCAGTTCCTCTACCTGGCCACCGTGATCGACTGCTACTCCCGGCGCCTGGTCGGCTGGTCGATCGCCGACCACATGCGCACCGACCTGGTCGCCGACGCCCTGCGCGCAGCCGCCCGAGAACGCGGGTCGCTGGCCGGGGCGATCTTTCACAGCGACCACGGCGGTCAGTACGTCGCCAAGGACTACACCGCGCTCTGCGAGCGGCTGGGCGTGACCCGCTCCATGGGCGCCGTGGGGACCTCGGCGGACAACGCAATGGCCGAGTCCTTCAACGCCTCCCTCAAGCGCGAGACCCTCGCCGGCTCCCACGGGTGGCCCGACGCGACCACCGCACGTCGGGTCGTGTTCGCGTGGATCACCCGCTACAACACCCGCCGCCGCCACTCCTACTGCGACTACCTCAGCCCCATCACCTACGAGAACACCCACTACGCAGCTACGCTGGCCACCGCCGCGTGA
- a CDS encoding IS30 family transposase has protein sequence MGITRKTGYRWRAERGGVPPGRLEDAARSHRYLSLLERQRIATLRGQGLGVREIARRLDRAPSTVSRELVRNMLRHDGDRYDGDLAHARARDRTRRPRGSRLLADGELAQVVQDKLKLEWSPQQIAAHLRLTYPDRPAWHVCHETIYQALYNGSSGLSRTLTRRLRTGRPLRKRRRRPDRRKIRFVVPSVLIEHRPAIVAERARVGDWEGDLIVGRMSRSAIGTLVDRTTRYVRLVHLPHGHNADQLVTGMLTTLGDLPEHVRRTLTWDQGSEMARHDLLADHFTDGIYFAEPGSPWQRGTNENTNGLLRQYFPKGTDLNIYDAQALRDVEERLNNRPRRTLGWKAPIDVFTPALAR, from the coding sequence GTGGGGATCACCCGCAAGACGGGATACCGATGGCGAGCTGAGCGCGGCGGCGTGCCGCCGGGCCGGCTCGAGGACGCGGCCCGCTCGCACCGGTACCTGTCGTTGCTCGAACGTCAGCGGATCGCGACGCTGAGGGGTCAGGGGCTGGGGGTGCGGGAGATCGCGCGGCGCCTGGACCGGGCGCCCTCGACGGTCAGCCGGGAGCTGGTCCGCAACATGCTCCGCCACGATGGCGACCGTTACGACGGGGACCTGGCTCATGCCCGTGCTCGTGACCGGACGCGGCGCCCGCGAGGCAGTCGGCTGCTCGCTGACGGCGAGCTCGCGCAGGTCGTCCAGGACAAGCTGAAGCTTGAGTGGAGCCCGCAACAGATCGCCGCGCACTTGCGTCTGACCTACCCCGACCGACCGGCGTGGCATGTGTGCCACGAGACGATCTACCAGGCTCTCTACAACGGCAGCAGCGGCCTGAGCAGGACGTTGACCCGCCGGCTGCGGACCGGTCGCCCGTTGCGCAAGCGCCGACGGCGCCCCGACCGGCGCAAGATCCGGTTCGTGGTCCCCTCGGTCTTGATCGAGCACCGCCCGGCGATCGTGGCCGAACGGGCCCGGGTCGGGGACTGGGAAGGGGACCTGATCGTGGGCCGGATGAGCCGCTCGGCGATCGGAACGCTGGTGGACAGAACCACCCGCTACGTGCGCCTGGTGCACCTCCCGCACGGACACAACGCCGACCAGTTGGTCACTGGCATGCTCACGACCCTGGGTGACCTGCCCGAACACGTGCGCAGGACGTTGACGTGGGACCAGGGCTCGGAGATGGCCCGCCACGACCTGCTCGCCGACCACTTCACGGACGGCATCTACTTCGCCGAACCAGGCAGCCCCTGGCAGCGTGGCACCAACGAGAACACCAACGGCCTGCTGCGCCAGTACTTCCCCAAGGGCACCGACCTCAACATCTACGACGCCCAGGCCCTGCGAGACGTCGAAGAGCGCCTGAACAATCGGCCCCGCAGAACCCTCGGATGGAAGGCCCCGATCGACGTCTTCACCCCCGCACTGGCACGATGA
- a CDS encoding DUF1304 domain-containing protein, with protein sequence MLIAAVVLAVLAGLLHAWIFVMESVLFDRPSIHARFAVRSQDVPVVRPWAYNQGFYNLFLGIVALIGAVVAATGQHGVGLALVLASCGSMLAAALVLVASERSMARAAATQGTLPLLAVVAAVAALLA encoded by the coding sequence ATGCTCATCGCAGCCGTTGTCCTCGCTGTCCTCGCCGGTCTCCTGCACGCGTGGATCTTCGTCATGGAGTCGGTGCTGTTCGACCGTCCGTCGATCCACGCGCGCTTCGCGGTCCGCAGCCAGGACGTCCCGGTCGTCCGCCCATGGGCGTACAACCAGGGCTTCTACAACCTGTTCCTCGGCATCGTCGCGCTCATCGGCGCCGTCGTCGCGGCGACCGGGCAGCACGGGGTCGGCCTCGCGCTCGTGCTGGCATCGTGCGGGTCGATGCTCGCGGCGGCACTTGTTCTCGTCGCTTCGGAGCGCTCCATGGCGCGGGCCGCCGCGACCCAGGGGACGCTGCCGCTGCTCGCTGTCGTCGCCGCCGTCGCGGCTCTGCTCGCATGA
- a CDS encoding maleylpyruvate isomerase family mycothiol-dependent enzyme, with translation MSTTPDARLDHLADLVVVQDMFLATIGDVDPATPVPWCGDWRVRDLVEHLARVHHWAAAKARSTREKPLGQGPFVLEDLYRACATELRDTLVELGPDAIGSTLLGRGPASFWRRRQLHETLVHLWDLRTAGGLGLDVRPEVWADTVDEVVTVMQPRQVSRGRMPRLPSAIELTASDADRTWRLDTADDGPAVVHVRAPASVLALILWRRRSPDDGGVEIVGDDAVLRAALAEPITP, from the coding sequence ATGAGCACCACGCCCGACGCTCGCCTGGACCACCTGGCGGACCTCGTCGTCGTCCAGGACATGTTCCTGGCCACGATCGGTGACGTCGACCCGGCTACCCCCGTCCCGTGGTGCGGTGACTGGCGCGTGCGCGACCTCGTCGAGCACCTCGCGCGGGTCCACCACTGGGCGGCCGCGAAGGCCCGCAGCACACGGGAGAAGCCGCTCGGGCAGGGGCCCTTCGTGCTCGAGGACCTCTACCGCGCGTGCGCCACCGAGCTGCGGGACACGCTCGTCGAGCTCGGGCCGGACGCGATCGGGTCGACGTTGCTGGGCCGGGGCCCGGCGTCGTTCTGGCGGCGACGCCAGCTGCACGAGACGCTCGTGCACCTCTGGGACCTGCGCACGGCCGGCGGCCTCGGGCTCGACGTGCGGCCCGAGGTGTGGGCGGACACCGTCGACGAGGTCGTGACCGTGATGCAGCCGCGTCAGGTGAGCAGGGGGCGCATGCCGCGCCTGCCGTCGGCGATCGAGCTCACGGCGTCCGACGCCGATCGCACGTGGCGGCTCGACACCGCCGACGACGGCCCGGCGGTCGTCCACGTGCGCGCGCCCGCGTCCGTCCTGGCCCTGATCCTGTGGCGCCGCAGGTCACCGGACGACGGGGGCGTCGAGATCGTGGGGGACGACGCGGTCCTGCGCGCAGCGCTGGCCGAGCCGATCACGCCCTGA
- a CDS encoding plastocyanin/azurin family copper-binding protein: protein MHRKSLLRRLALAVVSVTALAVPVALGSSASAAIEGPLTWQVRVGAESPDMAVTAMRFLPKEVWVDVGDTVHWTAASAEPHTVTFLAPGTSLPEFNPFDPSQTMPQGPSSYDGTAYTNSGIIATQPIFVFTDPASSYDVTFTATGDFTYYCLLHGVMMTGVVHVRAAGTAYPYTQQDYNRAGNHEAAAALFAGRTAYHQAKLAYATTGSQVLVGIDGEGFGVSRFVRDNVVVHVGETVSFSTAGPGAPHTVTFGEEPPGLAVLAPSGDPTHYGGGDLNSGVLAPGVPFTVTFTAAGTYHYICAIHDDMGMVGDVVVVP from the coding sequence ATGCACCGGAAATCCCTGTTGCGTCGGCTGGCACTGGCCGTCGTCTCCGTCACAGCACTGGCCGTTCCCGTCGCCCTGGGATCTAGCGCCTCGGCAGCGATCGAAGGCCCTCTTACCTGGCAGGTCCGCGTCGGCGCCGAGTCGCCTGACATGGCCGTCACCGCGATGAGGTTCTTGCCGAAGGAGGTCTGGGTCGACGTCGGCGACACCGTCCACTGGACTGCGGCAAGCGCCGAGCCGCACACCGTCACGTTCCTCGCGCCGGGAACCTCACTCCCCGAGTTCAACCCGTTCGACCCGTCGCAGACGATGCCTCAGGGCCCCTCGAGCTACGACGGCACCGCGTACACGAACTCCGGGATCATCGCCACCCAGCCGATCTTCGTCTTCACCGACCCGGCGTCCAGCTACGACGTGACCTTCACGGCGACCGGCGACTTCACGTACTACTGCCTGCTGCACGGCGTGATGATGACCGGCGTCGTGCACGTCCGCGCGGCCGGTACTGCCTACCCGTACACCCAGCAGGACTACAACCGGGCCGGCAACCACGAGGCCGCGGCAGCGCTCTTCGCCGGACGCACCGCCTATCACCAGGCCAAGCTGGCGTACGCCACCACCGGCTCACAGGTACTGGTCGGGATCGACGGAGAAGGCTTCGGGGTCTCCCGGTTCGTCCGTGACAACGTCGTCGTGCACGTGGGAGAGACTGTGTCGTTCTCCACCGCCGGGCCCGGCGCGCCGCACACAGTCACGTTCGGCGAGGAGCCGCCCGGACTCGCTGTCCTCGCTCCGTCCGGCGACCCGACCCACTACGGCGGCGGCGACCTCAACAGCGGGGTGCTTGCTCCCGGGGTCCCGTTCACCGTGACCTTCACCGCCGCTGGCACGTACCACTACATCTGCGCCATCCACGACGACATGGGGATGGTGGGCGACGTCGTCGTCGTCCCCTGA
- a CDS encoding MarP family serine protease yields the protein MVLFLAWLLASGLTTVEAGGIGRQVQASPIIRALNSALPTPPDLVSRLKGIISPNGFPNVFLGGEPSPTPVTPSGPVDAAVLATAEKSVVQLVGPGCGGEVEGSGVVIAPGVVVTNAHVVAGVRQPTVVDAAGQHDATVVLFDPDEDLAVLTVPTLEVPALATDPDTLAPGTRGAVVGYPGGGPLRVDDAVVMDSMTAVGQNIYGQGSVSRAVYQLSANIQPGNSGGPLITADGRVGGIVFAKSVNQDAVGYALVWNEVAAEVDAAKSLTAAVPTGACSTE from the coding sequence ATGGTCCTGTTCCTCGCGTGGCTGCTCGCGTCGGGGCTGACCACCGTCGAGGCGGGCGGGATCGGCCGGCAGGTCCAGGCGTCGCCGATCATCCGCGCGCTCAACTCGGCCCTGCCGACGCCGCCTGACCTCGTCTCCCGCCTCAAGGGCATCATCAGCCCCAACGGTTTTCCGAACGTGTTCCTCGGCGGCGAACCGAGCCCGACGCCGGTCACGCCCAGTGGCCCGGTCGATGCCGCCGTCCTGGCGACCGCAGAGAAGTCGGTGGTCCAGCTCGTCGGGCCCGGATGCGGCGGGGAGGTCGAGGGGTCCGGTGTCGTGATCGCGCCGGGCGTCGTCGTCACCAACGCGCACGTCGTCGCCGGGGTGCGTCAGCCCACCGTCGTCGACGCCGCCGGGCAGCACGACGCGACCGTCGTCCTCTTCGACCCCGACGAGGACCTGGCCGTGCTCACCGTGCCGACCCTCGAGGTCCCCGCGCTCGCCACCGACCCGGACACGCTCGCGCCGGGCACCCGGGGCGCCGTCGTCGGATACCCCGGCGGCGGACCGCTGCGCGTGGACGACGCCGTCGTGATGGACTCCATGACCGCGGTGGGCCAGAACATCTACGGCCAGGGCTCGGTCAGCCGGGCCGTCTACCAGCTCAGCGCCAACATCCAGCCGGGCAACTCCGGTGGACCGCTGATCACCGCCGACGGGCGCGTCGGGGGCATCGTCTTCGCGAAGTCCGTCAACCAGGACGCGGTCGGCTACGCGCTCGTCTGGAACGAGGTGGCGGCCGAGGTCGACGCGGCAAAATCGCTCACGGCCGCTGTCCCGACCGGAGCCTGCAGCACCGAGTGA
- a CDS encoding CvpA family protein — protein sequence MNVVTVVIVVLMLLAAVHGYRAGLGRIVLPTAGYVAGFLLGVRVVAPLVMRSIDAPVGKVVSAVLATLALSLIGGAIGSVAARRFDRASDRLHLGPVTRTLGRRCRPPWSCSSRGCSRRG from the coding sequence ATGAACGTCGTCACCGTGGTCATCGTCGTCCTGATGCTGCTCGCCGCCGTCCACGGGTACCGCGCGGGCCTCGGGCGGATCGTGCTCCCGACCGCCGGGTACGTCGCCGGCTTCCTTCTCGGCGTGCGGGTCGTCGCCCCGCTCGTGATGCGCTCGATCGACGCACCGGTCGGCAAGGTGGTCTCCGCGGTGCTCGCCACGCTCGCGCTCTCGCTGATCGGCGGCGCCATCGGGAGCGTCGCGGCGCGCCGGTTCGACCGGGCCAGCGACCGGCTGCACCTGGGTCCGGTCACCAGGACCCTGGGGCGGCGCTGCAGGCCGCCATGGTCCTGTTCCTCGCGTGGCTGCTCGCGTCGGGGCTGA
- a CDS encoding PKD domain-containing protein, whose protein sequence is MRRTRAAAALHTALDVPAVVLVAALAAIAFVTAPTPATAATSASHPPTASEQLTPPSGLLFGAFVAKQDSTTEVETSVSAFEQQIGRKLDLVRFYVRWDTPLMPDAVLRSVARDRTPVLSITPKKEDGTKLSWASIAAGDQDARIREQAAAVAALGVPVFLVFQHEPDMATGYGTPAEYRGAWRHYVEVFRQQGVTNVAWTWVMTPTGFAETAHTPAGDFYPGDDVVDWLALDPYNWYGCAPSVPTAWQSMAQAAGPFRTWAQSHGKPLMLAEWGSVEDPADPGRRADWYRETLAMSTSWPELKAVSAFHATGSCAWRVDSTPAALQGFVDAGDTAAAHGRASALLTPSTSVGGVPLTVAFDASRSTGSSSRTATGVTSWTLDLGDGTSTSGQGQPPGAIAHTYAAGIFTARLLVTDATGDTASDTRTVTAAPAPVVTGSERDVTTTSMGLYAWVNPSDLPGTVRFEWGTTTAYGSRSPSYDLAATTSAQQLSYTASGLASGTRYYWRVTATTAAGTTVLARSAGTVGAPSLSWSNVTGLTATGAVLSAGVDPHRLATTTWVEWGPTSALGQSTAKAAVAAGTSAVTVRFTLTGLTGQTTYRYRWVASNSQGTTYGPTATFTTTAG, encoded by the coding sequence ATGAGACGCACCCGAGCTGCCGCAGCTCTCCACACCGCCCTGGACGTCCCCGCCGTCGTCCTCGTCGCAGCGCTCGCCGCGATCGCCTTCGTGACAGCCCCGACGCCGGCGACCGCAGCGACCAGCGCGTCTCACCCTCCCACCGCCTCCGAGCAGCTGACCCCGCCGAGCGGCCTGCTGTTCGGCGCGTTCGTCGCGAAGCAGGACTCGACGACTGAGGTCGAGACCTCGGTGAGCGCGTTCGAGCAGCAGATCGGCCGCAAGCTCGACCTGGTCCGGTTCTACGTCCGGTGGGACACGCCCCTGATGCCGGACGCCGTGCTGCGGTCGGTCGCACGCGACCGCACCCCGGTGCTCTCGATCACCCCGAAGAAGGAGGACGGCACGAAGCTGTCGTGGGCATCGATCGCCGCCGGTGACCAGGACGCCCGGATCCGTGAGCAGGCCGCTGCGGTCGCCGCCCTCGGCGTGCCCGTGTTCCTCGTGTTCCAGCACGAGCCGGACATGGCGACCGGCTACGGCACTCCGGCCGAGTACCGCGGTGCGTGGCGGCACTACGTCGAGGTGTTCCGGCAGCAGGGGGTCACGAACGTGGCCTGGACCTGGGTGATGACCCCGACCGGCTTCGCCGAGACCGCGCACACCCCGGCGGGCGACTTCTACCCGGGGGACGACGTCGTCGACTGGCTCGCCCTGGACCCCTACAACTGGTATGGGTGCGCCCCGTCGGTGCCCACCGCGTGGCAGTCCATGGCCCAGGCTGCAGGGCCGTTCCGCACGTGGGCCCAGTCGCACGGCAAGCCGTTGATGCTCGCCGAGTGGGGTTCAGTCGAAGACCCGGCCGATCCTGGCCGCAGGGCGGACTGGTACCGGGAGACGCTGGCGATGTCGACGTCCTGGCCGGAGCTCAAGGCGGTCTCGGCGTTCCATGCGACCGGCAGCTGCGCCTGGCGGGTGGACTCGACCCCCGCCGCCCTCCAGGGGTTCGTGGACGCCGGGGACACCGCCGCCGCGCACGGCCGGGCGAGCGCCCTCCTGACGCCGTCGACCAGCGTGGGTGGCGTCCCGCTGACCGTCGCGTTCGACGCGTCGCGCAGCACCGGCAGCAGCTCCCGTACGGCCACCGGGGTGACCAGCTGGACCCTCGACCTCGGTGACGGCACGTCCACGTCCGGGCAGGGGCAGCCGCCCGGTGCGATCGCCCACACCTACGCGGCCGGCATCTTCACCGCACGGCTCCTCGTGACCGACGCGACGGGCGACACCGCGTCGGACACCCGCACCGTCACGGCCGCGCCGGCCCCGGTGGTGACAGGCTCCGAGCGGGACGTGACCACCACGTCGATGGGCCTGTACGCCTGGGTGAACCCCTCGGACCTGCCCGGCACCGTCCGGTTCGAGTGGGGCACGACGACGGCATACGGCAGCAGGAGCCCGAGCTACGACCTCGCCGCGACGACGTCGGCCCAGCAGCTCAGCTACACCGCCTCCGGGCTCGCGTCGGGCACCCGTTACTACTGGCGCGTCACGGCGACGACCGCCGCGGGGACCACCGTGCTGGCCAGGTCCGCCGGGACCGTCGGCGCCCCGAGCCTGAGCTGGAGCAACGTCACCGGCCTCACCGCGACGGGTGCGGTCCTCAGTGCGGGCGTGGACCCGCACCGGCTCGCCACGACCACGTGGGTCGAGTGGGGCCCGACGTCCGCGCTGGGCCAGAGCACCGCCAAGGCAGCGGTCGCGGCGGGGACGTCCGCGGTGACCGTCCGCTTCACGCTCACCGGACTGACGGGACAGACCACGTACCGCTACCGCTGGGTCGCGTCGAACTCGCAGGGCACGACGTACGGGCCGACGGCGACCTTCACGACGACGGCCGGCTGA